The Pararhizobium sp. IMCC21322 sequence GCAGCGGCACGCTTTTGCGTGGCTACTGTATTAATCCGCGCGATATCCCGGCGTAACTGCCGAAACCGTGCTGTGTTCTCCAACTGTCCCGTCGCACGTTGAAAACGCAGATTGAACTGCTCTTTTTTCAACTTAACGAGCTCATCAGCGAGCTCGTCGACGGTCTTAGTTGCCAAATCATCTGCCTTCATGGCTCAAACCTTCACCAAATTCTCTAGTCTCGGCTATTCGCCGATACGCTGCACAAAACGGGTCTTGATCGGCAGTTTTGCTGCCGCCAGACGAAACGCTTCGCGCGCAACTTCCGGTGTTACACCGTCAATTTCAAACATGATCCGACCCGGCTTTACACGGGCGGCCCAATAGTCCGGCGAACCCTTACCTTTACCCATACGGACTTCGGTAGGTTTGCTGGATACTGGAACATCCGGGAAAATACGGATCCAGACACGGCCTGCACGCTTCATATGACGTGTCATTGCACGACGAGCAGCTTCGATCTGTCGCGCTGTAATACGCTCTGGTTCCAATGCTTTCAAGCCAAAAGCACCAAAATTCAGATCTGTTCCGCCTTTTGCAAGACCGTGGATACGGCCTTTATGCGCTTTGCGGAATTTTGTTCGCTTCGGTTGCAGCATAATTGCCTGCCCTCGCTCTTATTTCTGTATCTTCGACCCAGCGCTTACGCTGATGGTCGACGACGATTTGCTTCAGGACCTTCGTTCATACGACGCTCGGACGCCATGGGATCGTGTTCCATGATTTCGCCCTTGAAGACCCAAACCTTAATTCCAATGATACCGTAGGCCGTAGAGGCTTCGTAGGTTCCATAATCGATATCAGCACGCAGCGTATGAAGCGGGACCCGCCCCTCACGATACCATTCAACACGAGCGATCTCGGCACCGCCAAGACGACCGCCACAATTGATCCGGATGCCTTCAGCGCCAAGGCGCATGGCATTTTGAACAGCACGCTTCATGACACGGCGGAAAGAAGCACGACGCTCCAACTGCTGAGCAATCGACTGAGCGATCAAATTCGCATCAACCTCTGGCTTGCGCACTTCAACAATGTTGAGATGCACATCAGACGTGGTCATTGCGCCGATCTTCTTGCGCAGTTTCTCGATGTCTGCACCCTTCTTGCCAATCACAATGCCTGGACGGGCGCTGTAGATGGTGACACGGCACTTTTTGTGCGGACGCTCGATGACGATTTTTGAAACAGCAGCCTGTTTCAATTCAGCTTCCAAAAACTTGCGAATGCGCATGTCCTCATGAAGCAGAACGCCATATTCACCAGTGTTGGCGAACCAGCGTGAATCCCATGTCCGGTTGATGCCGAGGCGCAGGCCAATCGGGCTTACTTTATTTCCCATTAAGCTGTCTCCTCAACTTCACGAACAACAATCGTCAGATTTGCAAAAGGTTTTATGATGCGGCCAACCCGGCCACGAGCACGTGGCTGCCAGCGCTTCATAACGATGCTTTTACCGACATAAGCCTCAGACACAACCAGCGCATCTACATCAAGATCGTGATTGTTTTCAGCGTTTGCAATTGCGGACTCAAGCCCTGCCTTCACACTGGAAGCGATACGACGGGGCGAGAAAGAGAGTTCGGCCAAAGCCTTTTCAACCTTCTTGCCGCGGATCGTTGCCGCAACCAGGTTCAGTTTCTGGGGGCTGACGCGCAGATTGCGTACGACCGCTTTCGCCTGGCTGTCACCCAATACGCGTTCGCGTTTTGACTTACCCATGATTACTTCCTCTTCGCCTTCTTATCGGCGCCGTGACCGTAATAAGTGCGGGACGGAGCAAATTCGCCAAATTTATGGCCAATCATATCTTCCGAAACCTGCACCGGAATGTGCTTATGACCGTTGTAAACGCCAAAGGTCAGACCAACGAACTGCGGCAAGACAGTGGAGCGACGGCTCCAGATCTTGATCACGTCGTTGCGACCCGAAGCCTGAGCTTTCTCGGCCTTTTTCAACAGATATCCGTCGACAAACGGACCTTTCCAAACAGAACGTGCCACTATGAACCTCTAACGACCTTTGCGCGCATGACGCGAGCGCAGAATGAATTTATCAGTCGCTTTGTTGCGACGTGTCTTCTTGCCTTTTGTCGGCTTGCCCCAAG is a genomic window containing:
- the rpmC gene encoding 50S ribosomal protein L29 produces the protein MKADDLATKTVDELADELVKLKKEQFNLRFQRATGQLENTARFRQLRRDIARINTVATQKRAAAAVG
- the rplP gene encoding 50S ribosomal protein L16, yielding MLQPKRTKFRKAHKGRIHGLAKGGTDLNFGAFGLKALEPERITARQIEAARRAMTRHMKRAGRVWIRIFPDVPVSSKPTEVRMGKGKGSPDYWAARVKPGRIMFEIDGVTPEVAREAFRLAAAKLPIKTRFVQRIGE
- the rpsC gene encoding 30S ribosomal protein S3, with the protein product MGNKVSPIGLRLGINRTWDSRWFANTGEYGVLLHEDMRIRKFLEAELKQAAVSKIVIERPHKKCRVTIYSARPGIVIGKKGADIEKLRKKIGAMTTSDVHLNIVEVRKPEVDANLIAQSIAQQLERRASFRRVMKRAVQNAMRLGAEGIRINCGGRLGGAEIARVEWYREGRVPLHTLRADIDYGTYEASTAYGIIGIKVWVFKGEIMEHDPMASERRMNEGPEANRRRPSA
- the rplV gene encoding 50S ribosomal protein L22, which gives rise to MGKSKRERVLGDSQAKAVVRNLRVSPQKLNLVAATIRGKKVEKALAELSFSPRRIASSVKAGLESAIANAENNHDLDVDALVVSEAYVGKSIVMKRWQPRARGRVGRIIKPFANLTIVVREVEETA
- the rpsS gene encoding 30S ribosomal protein S19 → MARSVWKGPFVDGYLLKKAEKAQASGRNDVIKIWSRRSTVLPQFVGLTFGVYNGHKHIPVQVSEDMIGHKFGEFAPSRTYYGHGADKKAKRK